The nucleotide window GTCTGAGAGGCAGGTCGGTGGGACTCAGGTTTCGACATCGCTACCTAGACAGCTGCACTCCTGGGTGGGAGAACGACGTGTGCCTCCTGGGAGACGTGGATGGCGATGGCTACGCCGACGTTGTCATCGGGGGCAAGGAGGGCCAGGACAACCTGGTCTGGTATCGCTACCCCTCGTGGACGAGGCACACCATAGGCACGGCCAACCTGGAGGCCGGAGGTGTCCTGCTCGACATAACCGGGAACGGGCTACTTGACCTGGTGGCGGGGAGGCCGTCGGGCGGTAGGGAGTTGTACTGGTTGGAGAACCAGGGCACCGGGCGCTGGCCGATGCGGGTGATCGAGGACGGGCTGTGCAAGTACCACGACCAGGCAGTCGGCGATGTGGACGGCGACGGGAAAGCGGAGATCGTGGTTGCCTCTCAGGAAGCCGGCATGTTGGTGTACTACGATCTGCCTCCCGACCCGCGGGTATCTCCCTGGCCTTCGGAGTGCAGGCACCTGGTATGCGAAGACCTGGTGGTAGAAGGGCTGGCAGTGGCGGATCTGGACGGCGACGGCCGGCAAGAGATTGTGGCCGGACCCAACTGGTTTGAACCGCCCGAGAGTGCCGGCAATAGGTGGACGCGTCACCAGTTCGCCGACTTCCGCGATTGCAGGGTGGCGGTGGGCGACCTCAACCGCGACGGTTGGCCTGAGATCGTGCTATGCGAGGGGGAAGCGGATCGAGGAAGGTTGTCCTGGTTCGAGGGAAGGGGGTGGGAGAGGGAGCACCTGATCGCGGACGACCTCTTTCACCCGCACAGCCTGGCGTTGGCGAGCTTCGGCGGCGGCGTAGAGCTCGACGTGTTCGCGGCTGAGATGGGTTTGGGCCGCCACGAGCGGGCCCGGGTGCTCATCTACGTGAACCAGGGGCAGGGTCAGTTCGAGGAGTTCTTGGTGGCGGTGGGGCATCCGACTCACGAGGCCAAGGTGGGCGATCTGGGAAAGACCGGCCTGCCGGACATAGTGGGCAAACCGTACCGGCCGGGACGGTACGTGGAGTGGT belongs to Anaerolineae bacterium and includes:
- a CDS encoding VCBS repeat-containing protein, which encodes MGLRFRHRYLDSCTPGWENDVCLLGDVDGDGYADVVIGGKEGQDNLVWYRYPSWTRHTIGTANLEAGGVLLDITGNGLLDLVAGRPSGGRELYWLENQGTGRWPMRVIEDGLCKYHDQAVGDVDGDGKAEIVVASQEAGMLVYYDLPPDPRVSPWPSECRHLVCEDLVVEGLAVADLDGDGRQEIVAGPNWFEPPESAGNRWTRHQFADFRDCRVAVGDLNRDGWPEIVLCEGEADRGRLSWFEGRGWEREHLIADDLFHPHSLALASFGGGVELDVFAAEMGLGRHERARVLIYVNQGQGQFEEFLVAVGHPTHEAKVGDLGKTGLPDIVGKPYRPGRYVEWWENVSWPG